In Plasmodium falciparum 3D7 genome assembly, chromosome: 6, the genomic window AATTTGTGAAAAGAGAGAACGATATACTTTACGTATAATAGAATATATTCCAACATTTTcgcttttatatataaataaattgtcattgtaattataattaagtAAAGCGTTTGAAACGTTTAAtagtataatatgtatattcaatataaatactgaataaaacattttgtcataattcttaatatatgaacataaaaagaacaaaatgaattataaattatagtactttataatatgaacataaaagcaaatatataataaaaatatgttatgtaaaatatttaaatcgtattctataatttttttgttatatatgtatatatatatatatatatatatatatatttataaaagttctttttgaagaaaaaattattcaaaaaacTAATagttatataacaaaaattgttattaatataatatatatacgatTGAAATAACATATCTTCtatcttataaaaaataccTTATTTGCATAAATGTTTCTTGCATTCATGCTTCCAtgaattttttcttcttctataTAACCATATGTACAAGATTATAAGTAAGACTGTTATAACGATAAGGACATAAATAGAAATAGAAAAAGGGATTATAGCTGTTGTAGCAGCACTCGAAACAGTTCCGGCCATATCAGTAGCAACGGAAGCACATGTACTTCCTACTTTAAGAGCAGAAGCTAGAGTACCagaatcaaatatataaaatagtgAAGTAGAGGATACACAAGCATCATAAGGTGCAGAAAAGGCGGCAACGGCGGCCTTTTTTGCAGCGGCCAAACCTATCAATGTTAAGAATGCACTACCGACTGAGCAAGTACATATACCACGGGTACATCCCTCTTTTAAGCGTTTTAAATACTTATCCTTGCTTTTTGCTTTTGTTAAGTCTGGATTATTAATATCAGTGCATTCACATGTTATTGACTTGTCTGATCTGTCATCATCATTTGGGGGCATACCCGATTTTAACATAATATCCTTTTTGTCACCAAacattttttcatatgtttccaataattctttttctatCGTTGACATAGGTTCTGTACCATGTTCACCTACAGGTtttgttccttttttttctactaATTCTTGCAATTGTTCATATGGTTCATGAATTTTttggtatttttttattgctTCTTTGTTCAATTTGTCAATCATTTCTTTGAGTTCTGGATCATTATGATAATGTGGATTATGGTTTTTGGTTTGTGCTAAGAGTCTTGGTTTTATCGTTGTTCTTTGTGTGTTGTTTTTTATGAggcttatattatattggtTATTTTGACAATTttcctaaaaaaaaagaaaattaataaataaatattgaaACTGTAATGATTGTTTTGTAATATAgttttgttattttaataataatgaatttttGTACATACATTATgggataatattaatgtattTACCAAAAaggtaaatattaaaattttaacgtaatatatgttcatttttaattccaaaatataatattttatatttcaaattgTATTAAtctaatttatattaaattatctaTTCTATttccaaatatataatttaaataataaattgatAAAAGgaatttttcttatatttttatgatataataacattatatttcaattatacgtataatttattttatcagaATATTAATctaatgttaaaaaaaatatataaatatgatataaaataaataaaaaaaattttgtattttatattatttattattatttttttaaaaaattttcttaAAGTAATTAtcttatatacatatataaccATTCTGataaaataatgttaatgtatattttaacaaatattatatatatattatattgttaataaataacaatatattttccttcaAATACACATACAAATGTGTAGAACAATAGTTGTTATGGTTATATaccacatatatatcataatagatttcattatttttatcaaataaatatccTAAAATATACTCTAATGTAATTACTATatttgaaataataataaaatttcttgtaattaataaaatataatatttatcttaaaactgatataataaaatactttttgtttgtattttaatatttatatttttcctttttagtTTACTTCCTATTTGTTGCTAATATCTATTCACCCATATAAAATGCTCTCTATTGtatctattattttatgttactTAATTGTGCTATTCTAAtttatagataatatatatatataataggaTATTTAAATGAACTAAATATTAgctaattataaaatatagttTTCGAATAAATTAGaaatatacaattattacaagaataaaatttataccATTTTCAAAGATACCACATAGTGACATTGAGTATTTTATATTGTCGTTTATAAAtgtgaatattataataataaatttattttgtttatgttgtaaaacattaaatatatgtattgtatttatataatacgaaatatcatatattattggTACAATGGATAAGAAATTAACACTgtgattatattataataaaagttTTCTTAAATATGTACTTTTTACAAATAAACTTATGGTAATTTTTACTAttctataataataataaattctttataatcatgtatatatataaatagaaaaaacaaattatgtatatatttatttttaatattttacaagttattaatatttatatattgttttaaatttcctattatattaattatatatattataataataaagaaagaactatatatatatatatatatatattattgtgaagggaatataattattgcataaaaaacattttatgcTTTAACGTTATATCTACTGAAAACTTATGTGGtgattaattattatattttaaatgtaaCGACACATTTATTTgcttgttttatatattgttttattgtttatatctaataattatgtgcatatattatcttttgtAGGATTCGACatgtaataatgaaaaatccttatattttaatagaaGCTGAAATAAAAATCTTAAATAACAATCCTATTTTATATTACGCATTatcttaaaataaaatatataatatattttataataaaaataaaaggattTGTATATTAACGTAATATCTGTTCagattatatttaatattatattaatttttttttattaatatttattatatatataattgtaatgTGGTTAATATTTcgtataataagaataataaaaaatatatatattatataacatatttcactatataaaattacatatgtaaaaattaataaatatatggtaCTTTAAGATTTTACCTAATATAtttaagttatatatataaacaaatatgtatatatataataattaaataagcatataataataaaataatataagaaaacaATTTTCAAAAtctaatattatgaaaaaaattaattattagaGGATAATTGTATATTCAATATTAAATGGCCATTACATGCAATTATTTCTAATAACTGGATATTATATGtctattcttttaataattttatatattggaatttttttttcattctgCTTTTTCTACGATAacgtaaaattaaataaataattaaaagcATAAGAgctatacataataatactaTAGTTGAAATTACGATAGGATTAGAAAAAATAGCACCAGAGTTTGTTAACTCAACGAATTTTTCACCTGCACTGTAATAAGCATCGCTAGCAGTTGTTGCTATTCTTCTAGGTAAAGACTGTTCAGTAACTGATTCTAATCCATGACACAAAATTTGTTTTTGCATACCGGGACACGCACATAATTTTTCCTTTGCACTTAGAATTGTTGTAACAAGATGCATTGGTTTACCATAAAATGATGGAGTAACAAGATCTGCAATTTTGTCACCAAATAAATTAGACATACCACCAATTCCTTTCAATCCATCAATGGTTTCTGAAATAAAAACCTTCATAGCAGCTGACTGTGCTGTAGCGTATATACCAACACCATTTATAAGTCCTAATAGCGGAACATTACTACCTAGCCCATAAGTGCATTTCAGACATGTTTTTTCCAATTTTCCCGATAATGATTTTTCGAAAACATATGTGGGAATATCTTTAGTCGTTATATCAGCATGTAATGCGTCCAAGTTTTGTTTTAATTccttttctattttatcttttaatataattttttgtatatctttattaCATTGTTCTTTGCATTTTTGTCTGTTTTTGTTCATACGTTCATTGTATTCTTCAAATCGTTGTTCTGTCTGTTTATTGAAAATTTCCATTACATTTTTCATCTCTGTGTCATTGTTATAGATGGATGTATATAGATCACATTCGCATAATAACCTAGTGGTTTGTATTTTCGCTGATTTTATGTTTGGTTTATGATGAGTAATGTTGACATAGTTACTTTGGTCATTTACCTAGAATAagatattatacatatgtatgttatatttaattgtaatttataattatatatatttgttataattatgtatattgtatatttacataaataataaatgtttacatatatatttttaattattatttcatgCATACatttgatgatgatgatgctaccaatatatttaatggaagggaaaataataatatattagcgTAATGGAGTTTCATTTTTAtggatatttatattatattatgattaaaaattataactaaataattaatatacaatactttattttgttttattaaaagtaTTACAAATTGTGAATctataatatcattataatttatataatataatacaaaattatttttccattatgtaaatatatatatttcatattggATTCgtattttccctttttttttagaacataaaaccaaaaaaaaaaaaaaaaaaaaattaaaaaataataaataggaagaaaaaaaaaataatataataaaacatttccatattttttataattttgaattttaatttttaatgaaatttaattttatatcataccataagttataataataattttttttttttttgttgcaAATGTCAATAACAATTAACACTAAGTTGCAACAACTGAcatcatatttattgttgtaaattatataaaaatgtgtagCGTAATATTTGTTCAAAGTGTATAacacatataaattacaACTTCTTAGAACATATATGTGAAATTAATATTGTTAAATGAATGTTCACAATATTGCAACTATATAATGATCATTAAGAATAAttgtatatcataatatatgatattaaaaGTAATACAAATAGAATATAAATCTTAATAGTAATTAAacgtaatatattttaataatttaatttggTTTCATCTATTTTCTTGTTCTAAATTTGATTTTATGCACTACGTTTCTCTCTCATGTATCTAaaactataatatatatatatatatatatatttcagaTTATATTAGAATTTATTCTTCCTTAAATTAATGTATTGtataaatacaataaaataaatataaaaatatgtaattaaatgtaaaataatatatatatatattatacttaaaatattatatatataatagaatatTATTCGAAAATGTTGTATTATATAGCaccataatatatttataattcagAGACTGTAAattatagttatatatatattatatcaaatattaaaacaaaatgtaTACTATTTTAGAGtttattgatatattaattgtattattaatacttgtaataatataattatatatatatatatatatatttaaataattatcttttaacaaattatattattatataggttcaaaaaattatacaatataataaaatataataaataatgtatttttatgttatttaaaattaataataatataaaaagaaaaaggattGTATGTTATTTCTAAAAATGTTCGTATTTCctataatgataatagtaaataaaaaaaacaaaaaaaaaaacataacagatcagaaaataaaagaaaacctagaaaaaagaaatactatatttaatatattataaattatcataaacaaaatattgtTCTATTcgagaaaatatatttctctaacattatatataatacacaaaATATCATTCCATTTCGTAAAGGAATAATTCTGTTGACACATCTTAATTTcaatttaaaatttatatatatatatatatatatatatatatatataatgcgGTACATATATCCTAATTATGTTCATTTTCCAATTacaacacatatatattatatttatgttaatcACAAAAAAACACATTAagaaacaataaaaaaagagaatTTAATTCATAAGGAAAAGCaagagaaaagaaaagaaaaaaagaaattatattattatctatatgaagttgtaaaaaatatagaataatataatttgataatatatatatatatatatatatatatatattattttcattatattttaattcatttttaatttatatttattattattataataaatattaaacaccttaatatatgaaataatatatatatgtgtaagaattatttattaagcTAAATGgttaatatttattcttaatattatatattttcattaaggTCAaagataaataatttaatacgTAAAATtacacattattattaaaaatataaacgtTTTATGTCTCCTATGTCCAATTACTATAAAATGTACTACTTTGTTGAAATTCGATTGTTCAATTTGTTctcataaattataattatatatatatttttttttttatattaataaaagaatataactATTCTAACGAATATTCGCGTAAACATTTGTGATCACTACcgaataattcttttatataaaagaaaaaagaaattatgtaacatataaataaaaattagtAATTTCATTGAAAAACCTTATATAAgggttttttttaaaaataaaaaggataaaataACCTAAGAGAACCATAATacaatgattatatatttttatataaaacatggGTGTACCAAcataaatcatataaaattttatttatatgaatattataatggTTAATTAtgcattatattttaataacaaccataataataatagtagcaTAAcctattttataaatattattaatgtcttatatatacatatatagatattttcctgtttattatatttaattgtcTAAATGTCATAACATAACAACTatgttgataatataaatataacgttcatattatattacaatttatttgtcattaaaaaatacataatcaCAATATGTGTGCTATATAAAAACTAAAGGAATAGAAAATACAATTCTTTATACAattgtaaataaaaagaataaaaggatttttcaaaaatgtgcattatttatttttattattatttcatttggTAATTCTGAGTGGTTGTAtataaaggaaatatatttcaaatgtTATGTGCACATATTAATcctacttatatatattatatagtgaAAATactaaaaatttaatatgaatttgtattttaaataaccatggaaaatttataaataattcgtAACCAACAACCTACTATATttagcacatatatatttatcataccaaataaaatacatatatatatatatatatatatatatatatatttatatgtgtgtatataattttttttttttaattatatatttttttggagaaaaaaaaattcttacaCCCCTGAAAAAATTGCAtttttattcaaatatatacaaatataaatataaatataaataaattaataaataaatataaatatatatatatatatatatatatatatatatatatataatgttaagtttttttcataatatatctattttattaaaattttttaaacatgaaatgatatattgttatgtataattttatttttcataatattttaataaaagttaatttttataaggaATTTTGTGTCCTAAAAACAGTAAaaacaatttaaaatatttttataagtttcatagataatatacatatatatatacaatgcTATATAATTTCATTACACAAATACATTTTATGAACGTACCATTTTCCttggatatataaaaaattatgccacatttttttttatgtaagtctttttttgtatatgataataaaaatgtgaacatattatatagtttataaatatcatatatttcgatattaatatatgataccctatattatttatataatattttttttacataaattaactatttatatgataatataaatttaaaaagcaTAACCAgttcatatgaaaaaaaagaaaaaaatatatcatcatgTTATATAGAAATAAGCTAATTAGACtattcaaaaaaagaaaaaaaaggatatcaCAATATATGAACCATAtgttatgttattttataagTTACAGTAAATATTAAACATAAATTTATtctaaatatatgataaaaatgttatgTATAATACACAATGtcttgtaatatatatatttgaaatatgtattatatatataaaataaaaagatttaTCTTTGACCTCCTacacaaacaaacaaatacgCAATAAACAAAATAGTCATCTaggtataaaataattacaatgttataaaacaaatgaaaTGTGTTCTGCttccttttaatatatttatttggttatattaatcataatattgtttcattttataattatatactttttaaatCTTATGTTTCGTTCTTATTAAAtgtatttcatttataataacataGAGAAACGTGTGTATACATTCCCTTTAACGTCTTTATGTCATAAAAGAAATGATTttaatgaaattatatagaaaaaaaaaaaaaaaaaaatatatatatatatatatatatatatatatatttatatttataaagaaaattcattgaaatttttatatttaacataAATGATGAGTATAATTTTGTAAGAATATTActataattcaaaaaaaaaaaaaaaaaaaaatttttaaatcttATACATTTTGTACTCTTAAGTGGTACAAATTTGTATTTTCTCTTtagcttatatatatatatatatatatatatatatattacaaaatataataagtaaaaaaacttaatatttataattacttttttatttgaagAGATATATATTCATGAATTATAACTTTCTAATAATAAAGGGttccttatattttattatctctTGAATATCAATCAttcaaaatgatatattaatatattataaca contains:
- a CDS encoding stevor gives rise to the protein MNIYYVKILIFTFLVNTLILSHNENCQNNQYNISLIKNNTQRTTIKPRLLAQTKNHNPHYHNDPELKEMIDKLNKEAIKKYQKIHEPYEQLQELVEKKGTKPVGEHGTEPMSTIEKELLETYEKMFGDKKDIMLKSGMPPNDDDRSDKSITCECTDINNPDLTKAKSKDKYLKRLKEGCTRGICTCSVGSAFLTLIGLAAAKKAAVAAFSAPYDACVSSTSLFYIFDSGTLASALKVGSTCASVATDMAGTVSSAATTAIIPFSISIYVLIVITVLLIILYIWLYRRRKNSWKHECKKHLCK
- a CDS encoding rifin; protein product: MKLHYANILLFSLPLNILVASSSSNVNDQSNYVNITHHKPNIKSAKIQTTRLLCECDLYTSIYNNDTEMKNVMEIFNKQTEQRFEEYNERMNKNRQKCKEQCNKDIQKIILKDKIEKELKQNLDALHADITTKDIPTYVFEKSLSGKLEKTCLKCTYGLGSNVPLLGLINGVGIYATAQSAAMKVFISETIDGLKGIGGMSNLFGDKIADLVTPSFYGKPMHLVTTILSAKEKLCACPGMQKQILCHGLESVTEQSLPRRIATTASDAYYSAGEKFVELTNSGAIFSNPIVISTIVLLCIALMLLIIYLILRYRRKSRMKKKFQYIKLLKE